One window from the genome of Leptidea sinapis chromosome 24, ilLepSina1.1, whole genome shotgun sequence encodes:
- the LOC126971808 gene encoding spermidine synthase has protein sequence MDKLKKNWFTEICEMWPGGAFSFEVKEVLHREKSKYQDIEVLDTTSFGRVLVLDGIIQCTQKDEFSYQEMIAFLPLCCHKNPEKVLIVGGGDGGVAREVAKHPKVKEIIQVEIDERVIEVSKQYLPFMAVGFESKKLRLHVGDGFEFMKNHSSEFDVIITDSSDPVGPAVSLFQENYFALMKSALKPNGIVCSQAGSFWYSMDLVVSTLQICKNQFTRAAYASTSVPTYPSGQIGFVIGSLDGDVQFEQPSTVFSRQEEISMNLRYYNTDVHKASFRLPTFVRNQLHNNI, from the exons ATGGATAAACTGAAAAAGAATTGGTTTACGGAAATATGTGAGATGTGGCCGGGAGGTGCATTTTCATTTGAAGTAAAAGAAGTACTCCATAGAGAAAAGTCAAAATATCAAGATATTGAAGTATTAGACACTACTAGCTTTGGAAGAGTTCTTGTTCTTGATGGTATAATACAATGCACACAGAAAGATGAATTCTCATATCAG gAAATGATAGCATTCTTACCACTTTGTTGCCACAAAAATCCAGAAAAGGTACTGATAGTGGGTGGAGGTGATGGTGGCGTTGCTAGAGAGGTTGCCAAGCATCCCAAAGTTAAGGAAATCATTCAG GTTGAGATTGATGAAAGAGTTATTGAGGTGTCAAAGCAATATTTACCATTTATGGCTGTTGGCTTTGAAAGCAAAAAATTGAGATTGCATGTTGGCGATGGATTTGAATTTATGAAAAATCATAGCAGCGAGTTTGATGTTATTATTACCGATAGCAGTGATCCTGTTGGACCAGCCGTTAGTTTGTTCCAGGAGAACTACTTTGCTCTGATGAAGAGTGCATTGAAACCGAATGGTATTGTTTGCTCCCAGGCCGGCAGTTTCTGGTACAGCATGGATTTAGTTGTAAGCACATTACAAATATGTAAAAATCAGTTTACAAGAGCTGCATATGCAAGTACATCAGTGCCAACATATCCATCGGGACAAATTGGATTTGTAATTGGCTCCTTAGATGGTGATGTGCAGTTTGAACAGCCCTCAACAGTTTTTTCACGGCAAGAAGAAATCTCTATGAACTTACGGTACTACAATACCGATGTACATAAAGCTTCGTTTAGACTCCCAACATTTGTAAGAAATcaactacataataatatatag